From the Leishmania panamensis strain MHOM/PA/94/PSC-1 chromosome 31 sequence genome, one window contains:
- a CDS encoding hypothetical protein (TriTrypDB/GeneDB-style sysID: LpmP.31.1370.A~disrupted due to non-sequenced internal amino acid repeat), translating into GARPEHHHHDGARPEHHDHDHDGARLEQLQPCYNCSPYVPSVTLLRAELRVL; encoded by the coding sequence GGAGCCCGCCccgagcaccaccaccacgatgGAGCCCGCCCCGAGCACCACGACCACGACCACGATGGAGCccgcctcgagcagctccagcCCTGCTACAACTGCTCGCCCTACGTCCCCTCCGTCACACTGCTACGTGCCGAACTGCGTGTCTTGTGA
- a CDS encoding hypothetical protein (TriTrypDB/GeneDB-style sysID: LpmP.31.1370.B~disrupted due to non-sequenced internal amino acid repeat), which produces MPRSSFRVGLIALFAAAALLFTFAAPVTRATVVSPWDTMKDHAFLDNLANGARASFALSAEERRNTLKVMQAFAAALPSLGWTGDDFCTWNGVSCFDSNVTFVAAGTAAAGTLPEMPDDVDYSKVKIDQIDIFNKKTYITGTLPSSWGKLSKVRLINLAYTSISGTLPASWASMSSLKSLALSSTGISGTLPAAWGSMPALEVLTLSTTQITGTLPEEWSTMPSVQRIHIQRGKLYGPFPASWAQMPSLERLALQTNDFCGCLPASWLSTTTLLVGVDSRHRKADCATASPCPETTTTTTMEPAPSTTTTTTMEPAPSSTTTTTMEP; this is translated from the coding sequence ATGCCTCGGTCGTCCTTTCGTGTGGGGCTGATCGCGCTtttcgcagcggcggcgctgctcttcacATTTGCTGCTCCCGTGACGCGTGCCACAGTGGTGAGCCCGTGGGATACGATGAAGGACCACGCATTTTTGGATAATCTCGCTAATGGCGCACGTGCTTCGTTCGCTCTAAGCGCTGAAGAGAGGCGGAACACGCTGAAGGTGATGCAGGcgttcgctgctgcgctgccatcACTGGGGTGGACTGGAGACGACTTTTGCACTTGGAATGGCGTGTCGTGCTTCGATTCTAATGTGACCTTCGTCGCCGCTGgtaccgccgccgccggcacaCTGCCTGAGATGCCGGATGACGTGGACTACTCAAAGGTGAAGATTGACCAGATCGATATCTTCAATAAGAAGACCTATATTACTGGCACGTTGCCGAGCAGCTGGGGTAAACTGAGTAAAGTGAGGTTGATCAACCTTGCGTACACGAGTATCAGCGGCACGCTACCTGCATCATGGGCATCGATGAGTTCGCTGAAGTCCTTGGCTCTGAGTTCCACCGGTATATCCGGCACACTACCGGCTGCCTGGGGCTCGATGCCGGCCCTTGAAGTCCTCACACTCTCTACAACGCAGATCACTGGCACTCTTCCTGAGGAATGGAGTACTATGCCAAGCGTTCAGCGCATCCACATACAACGGGGCAAGCTTTATGGCCCCTTCCCTGCGTCGTGGGCACAGATGCCGTCTCTTGAGCGTTTGGCCCTTCAAACCAATGACTTCTGCGGCTGTTTGCCAGCTTCATGGTTGAGCACTACAACGCTTCTGGTAGGCGTCGATTCAAGGCATCGCAAAGCTGACTGTGCAACTGCCTCCCCGTGCCCCGAGACCACGACCACGACCACGATGGAGCCCGCCCCGAGCACCACGACCACGACCACGATGGAGCCCGCCCCGAGCAGCACGACCACGACTACGATGGAGCCCG